A genomic segment from Nicotiana tabacum cultivar K326 chromosome 7, ASM71507v2, whole genome shotgun sequence encodes:
- the LOC107818177 gene encoding uncharacterized protein LOC107818177, with protein sequence MDASNGNVLGDEESQSISFGSSNKIQPITSTQKQVLDDEKKRYTSLTMAERLGLPDFFSLDVWRASVGELLGSAVLVFMLDTIVISTLESDVKMPNLIMSILIAITLTILILAVFPVSGGHISPVISFSSALVGLISMSRAIIYISAQCFGAILGALALKAVVSSTIEQRFSLGGCTITVITPGTNGPVTVGLEIAQAFWLEFVCTFALLFGSLWMAYDHRQSKKLGLITVMSIVGLLAGLLVFISTTVTAKKGYAGAGMNPARCFGAAIVRGGHLWNGHWIFWVGPGLACFAFYFYTKIIPPNHFHADGYKHDFLAIIEVLFQSEV encoded by the exons ATGGATGCCAGTAATGGAAATGTTTTGGGTGATGAAGAAAGCCAGAGTATTTCCTTTGGAAGTAGTAACAAAATTCAACCAATCACTTCTACACAAAAGCAAGT CTTAGATGACGAAAAGAAGAGGTATACTTCTCTCACAATGGCTGAAAGACTGGGCTTGCCTGATTTCTTCTCTTTGGAT GTTTGGCGAGCGTCAGTTGGAGAGCTTTTAGGCAGTGCGGTTCTAGTGTTTATGTTGGATACCATAGTAATTTCCACACTCGAAAGTGATGTCAAAATGCCAAATTTGATAATGTCAATTCTCATAGCAATTACACTCACCATTCTAATCCTTGCCGTATTTCCTGTGTCTGGAGGCCACATTAGCCCTGTCATTTCCTTTTCCTCTGCTCTTGTTGGACTAATATCAATGTCACGAGCCATAATTTACATTTCGGCACAATGTTTTGGTGCTATTTTAGGTGCATTGGCCCTCAAAGCTGTGGTGAGTAGTACCATTGAACAGAGATTCTCTCTTGGTGGTTGTACCATTACG GTAATTACACCAGGGACCAATGGGCCAGTCACTGTGGGCTTGGAGATAGCCCAAGCATTTTGGCTCGAGTTTGTAtgcacatttgctctacttttTGGGTCACTTTGGATGGCCTATGATCATCGCCAGTCCAAGAAACTTGGGCTTATTACTGTTATGTCCATTGTTGGGCTTTTAGCGGGCCTTCTTGTCTTTATTTCAACTACAGTCACTGCTAAAAAGGGATATGCTGGAGCTGGAATGAATCCAGCTAGGTGTTTTGGAGCTGCAATTGTAAGAGGAGGCCATCTCTGGAATGGGCATTGGATATTTTGGGTTGGGCCTGGGCTTGCTTGTTTTGCTTTCTACTTTTATACAAAGATCATTCCTCCAAATCATTTCCACGCTGATGGATACAAGCATGATTTCTTAGCTATAATTGAGGTTTTGTTTCAATCTGAGGTATAA